Part of the Equus caballus isolate H_3958 breed thoroughbred chromosome 5, TB-T2T, whole genome shotgun sequence genome is shown below.
GCTACAGGTAGGAGGTAATTTCAGCTGAGTCTTGATAGATAACAGGAGTTTGTCAGGCTCTTAGGGGAATAATGTTAAGATTCGGGGGAAGTTGATGCCACAGCAAAGAATCAGAGGTACAACAGTGAGTCTTTCTCACCTTCTGCTTTAATCTGTCCCCTATGCCCGACAGAAAACTTACGGTTCTCTGGTATACAATCAATGCAGCAACGGGAGCCCAGAGAAGAAAGGTTCCCTAGAACCAGAAGGGGGCTGATCCAACAGGCTTCAGGAgagctctctctgtctcacagCTTGGCCTTGGTGAACTAGTTTGGGAAGTGTGGAACCGAACCAAGTCAGAGCCACCGGGTCGGAGCCTTacctgctgcccctcccccacgcGAAGCCCAAGCCGCAGCCAACTTGAAATttgctggtcttcctcaagcCGGTGGCGTTCTAGGTCCGCCTCCCAGAGCTTCCCATTGGTGAGTTCTCCCGGCCAATCTTGGAGAAGCTGAGGAGGGAGGTCCGCCCACTTGAAGcgagaagaaggagggagggagagagtcaGCCGGAATCCAGGCTTGGGGAGCCTGGCGCGGAGAGAGATGGGGCTGCAGAATCAACCGGGGGTCAGTTATTTCGGACCTCATCTCGGCTGGAGGAGCTCCTGGTTAGCGAGAGCTCACAGAGGGAACCTGACAATCAGATCTCACCGAAGGACTCTGTTGACGGAGATCCCACAGAGAAATGAACCCTTATGAAACCTGTTCTTATTGATCAGTCTTTTTGTGATTCAGGCTTCACAGCTTGACCTCTCCTCCATTATTCCAACCTTCCCTCAAAGCTACACTGCTTCCCTCCAGCACCACCAGGAATATTTctcttctaaaaaaaattttatctggGTTGCTGCCATTTCTCTGAGAAGATggggagaggatttggagaaggAAGAATTAGGCATCAGAGAACCAGAGttggggaggcagggaaggagccCAGTGTTTCCTGCATTTTCCACTCCCTTCCAGCTCCTCCTGGCCCTTGGCAAGAGGGGTGGGGAGCACAGTGGGAGGAGTCCTCTTTTCACAAAAAACAGAAACTCAGGGGAAAAGTTCAGAGTGAAGGTAAAATCTAGGAGTTAGTCAAGAAGACTATCCCAGATGTTAGGGAAAATGGCCCTGGGAGCGAAGCCTCTGGACTTGGAAAGCTGTAGGTGTAGTGGCAAGTGCCCAGTCTTTGGAATAGGACAGAAACACAGCTGTGAGGCTTTGGAGAACTTGCTTAACTAtactaagtctcagtttcttcatctataacaaGAAGATTATTCCTTTATAGTGGTGTTTTGAGGTtgaagataatgtatgtaaaggaCCTGGCACATTGTTGGTGTCCAATAAATGGTAGCTggtgaaaacaacaacaaaacaatccCTGCAAAtagttctctttctctccttcttcaggAACATTATTTTTAGTATCTTGTGTGTGGCCTCCAACCTCTGAATTATCTCAGGTGAGTTTTCCAAATCCTGAGGATTTTTCCTCATCCCTCTTCCCCTGATGCCTTCCAGCTGGACACAAACTCATTCCTAAAATATGCAGATGGAAGCTATGGTAACTATGGAGACAGGGCAGGTGGCAAGGCGAGTCAGAGATAGACAGTGAGAGAAACTGATTGCggcagacagggagagagaagacttAAGGAGCAATTCGGACAGAGACCTTGaagcaaaatgcaaaaataagGAGTCTAAGCAAGACTGAGAGTGAAAAGATGCAATGAGAGAGGATATGTTTGTTACAAAGTTCCctattctctctgccccttttctatctccctccctcccccccaagAATATGGGGAGGAGGCATGTGGGAAGGCCTCTTGCTTTATCTAAAAATGACCCCACATAACCACCCTCCTTATACTTACCTAAGAGGTCTGTACAAGGGAGCTAAGGTCCAAGTTTATGCTATGTGTTCCGTTTTGGGGGGAGGTGGAGTGAGGATGTGCCTTTGTGTGTGACTCCCGTTCTCCCTGACATTTAAAGTACAAGAAGGCAGGCAGATCTTTTGCCTCTCTCTGTACAGTATGGACTCCGGCTGTGGAACCCAATTGCCTGTCTCCACCCCTCTGCACAGTGTGCCATGTGCCGCCGTGTGTGGCAGGTCAGGTCTGGCGCACAGGCGCGCATAAACACACCAAGCACGGAAAATAGGGATCTGCTGAAGCTCAGCGAAGAATTGAGATGGTCCCAGTCTGGGTGTCGGAGGAGTCTCCTAAGGAACACTTAGGTTTGTTGGGGCTGAGAGGAGGTCAGCTAAGCAAAGGAAGTCAGGATTGGAACCCATAGGTTTTGAGGGTTTATGTGTGCAGGGGTGGGGGAACGGTTTGGTACCCGACGCCCCCACCCGCAGAGACTAGGCTATAAACAGCAAGGCAGagctccgccccccccccccccccccagcttctTTCCTCCCGAGCCGGCGCTGTGCCCGGGGCGCACCGGGAGGAGGATCCAAAATCCAGTGCCCGGGCGCAGATACTGACACCAAGGGAATCCGGATGCCCCCCCCACGCCATGTGGGCCCCCGAGAACCTGGCTCCGCCATCCCAGCCTCCCCGTAGCCCTGGCCTCAGCCCTGGCCCGGCAGAGATTCTGCAGACCTTCAGGTAACTATTTGGGCGCATAGCCTGGGAAGGGAAAGAGCAAGGAGTGATGGGGAACATAGCAGGGGCAAAAGAAACCCCCAATTCTCCCCCCACCCGTTTTAGGTCCCAAACGCAAGCTGCTTCCCTCCCCCCATCCAATTTATGGGGCTGTGGCAACCTAAAAGAGGTTAGGAATGgaaatatgtgtgtgaatgtatgggtgcatgtgtgtgggtgggtggcgTTCAGCATCCTAAAAAGGGGATTCCAAGTGCGGATAAGAAAAGGGGGATGCTGGAAAGGTCTGATAAGccctggggtgagggtgggggtgcgGATATCCTTGCGCGTGCACGTACGCATTTGCACGCGCGCTCGTCCTTCAATGCGGGTGCACCCTTCCCACCTCCTCAGGCATGCGCTAGGGGGAAGAGGCGGCTCAAAGGCGTGAGTTAGAGGAAGGACTATGTGCGGTGCCGTGGAGATCTCCCCCGCCCCACGCCAGGTCCTTCCatcggtgcctcagtttccctgcctgAATCCTTCAATAAGATCTCTCTCTTTCCCGCAGGGATTGGCTTCGCCACTGAGCCCTCGGGCCTCTGCCAgccaccccccatcccccacgCCCTTAGCCATTCTCGGCAGGTGCCATCCGCTCCATCGGTACTCTCGCCCCAGCTGCAGTTATGCTGCACACCGAGGGCCACGCTCTTCTTCGGGCAGTGGGTCAGGGTAAGCTACGCTTGGCCCGTTTGCTTCTGGAGGGGGGCGCCTACGTGAATGAGGGTGATGCCCAGGGGGAGACTGCGCTAATGGCGGCCTGTCGGGCCCGCTACGACGACCCCCAGAACAAGGCGCGCATGGTACGCTACCTCCTGGAACAAGGCGCCGACCCCAACATCGCAGACCGCCTAGGGCGCACAGCGCTCATGCACGCTTGcgccgggggtgggggtgccgCCGTGGCCTCGCTGCTCCTTGCCCACGGCGCAGACCCTTCAGTCCGAGATCACGCGGGCGCCTCGGCGCTTGTCCACGCCCTGGACCGCGGGGACCGCGAGACCCTTGCCACGCTGCTGGAAGCCTGTAAGGCCAAGGGCACGGaggtcatcatcatcaccaccgaCACCTCGCCCTCGGGTACCAAGAAGACCCGGCAGTATCTCAATTCCCCACCTTCCCCGGGGGTGGAGGACCACGCTCCCGCTCTTTCTAGCCCAGGGGTCTGCACGTCGCCTTCGGAAATCCAACTGCAgtctgcaggaggaggaggacgtgGGTTGTTATCCCCTCGcacccaggaagaagaggagaagcgGGACGTATTTGAATTCCCTCTGCCTAAGTCCCCCGATGACTCGTCCCCTTCTGAGCCGCTCCCCAAACCACCCCGTCACCCTCCAAAACCACTCAAAAGGCTAAACTCCGAGCCCTGGGGCCTAGTGGCCCCTCCTCAACCGGTCCCGCCCTCGGAAGGGAGGCCGGGGGTCGAGCGCCTGACCGCGGAATTCAACGGCCTGACCCTGACCAGCAGACCGCGTCTTTCCAGACGTCACAGCACGGAAGGCCCGGAGGACCCGCCCCCTTGGGCGGAGAAAGTGACGGGCGGGGGTCCCCTCTCTCGCCGCAACACTGCGCCAGAAGCTCAGGAGTCTGGTCCCCCTTCAGGGCTGAGGCAGAAACTGAGCCGCATGGAGCCGGTGGAGCTTGATACCCCCGGAAATCTTTGCCCTGACTCGCCAGAGTGCAGCCGCCTGTCGCTGGAGCGCCGCCGATTCAGCGCCTCCCCGCTGACCCTGCCTCCAGCAGGCTCGGCTCCCTCCCCGCGCCAGTCCCAGGAGAGTCTGCCTGGGGCTGTATCTCCGCTGAGCGGGCGGAGGCGGAGTCCAGGGCTGCTGGAGCGGAGGGGCTCCGGGACGTTG
Proteins encoded:
- the ANKRD34A gene encoding ankyrin repeat domain-containing protein 34A, with the protein product MLHTEGHALLRAVGQGKLRLARLLLEGGAYVNEGDAQGETALMAACRARYDDPQNKARMVRYLLEQGADPNIADRLGRTALMHACAGGGGAAVASLLLAHGADPSVRDHAGASALVHALDRGDRETLATLLEACKAKGTEVIIITTDTSPSGTKKTRQYLNSPPSPGVEDHAPALSSPGVCTSPSEIQLQSAGGGGRGLLSPRTQEEEEKRDVFEFPLPKSPDDSSPSEPLPKPPRHPPKPLKRLNSEPWGLVAPPQPVPPSEGRPGVERLTAEFNGLTLTSRPRLSRRHSTEGPEDPPPWAEKVTGGGPLSRRNTAPEAQESGPPSGLRQKLSRMEPVELDTPGNLCPDSPECSRLSLERRRFSASPLTLPPAGSAPSPRQSQESLPGAVSPLSGRRRSPGLLERRGSGTLLLDHIAQTRPGFLPPLNVSPHPPIPDIRPQPGGRAPSLPAPPQAGAPGSPRTKRKLVRRHSMQTEQIRLLGGFQSLGGPGEPGR